CTGCGAATCTGTCTATATCAAACGCAAATGATTAACGGGTAGCCAGCTTCCACTTGTAATATCCGGCGATTTGCAGTGGATGGCAGAATGTTCCGTTAGCCATTTTGGTTTGCAGTTCTTCATCGGAAAGTTCGCTGGACTCGATATCTTCGGTGCTGTCGAAATGCGTTCCACCCGCTTTTGAGACACCATCGATGAAGACGATGTGAAATTTGCCGCGGTGCCGGTCCGGATTTACCGGAAGGGACCCGAGATACTTTGTGTGTAGCGCGTGGCAATCGCTGGATGGCGCCTCGCAGGGTCTGTACCCGCATTCTTCTTGCAGTTCGCGGAGTGCAGCTTGTTTTGGCGTTTCGTCCTTGTTGATTATGCCCGCGGGAAACTCAAGTTCGATGGTCTGGCTGCCGTGGCGGTACTGTTCTGTCATGACCCAGCGGCCTGTAGCCGTGCGGGCGAGAATCAGTACCCAGTCGGGTTGCCATAGCGTGTAGAAGTCGTCGATGACCTTGCCGTTCGGAAGTTCGCATTTTTCCTTTGCGACTTTGAGCCAAGGCGCATCGACCAGGTATTTTGTTTCGAGTAGTTTCCAGGGTTTCATATATTGTAATTTAGAAATTTTTGCCAAAAAGTGACCTTGCACACATTGAAAGATACGGATTGTTGTTTTTTTGAACATTTGTACTAAATGAAAGTATTTTTTTCAGCATGAGCGTTTTTGTCTTTTATACATATGTCAGCCTTGGATGCGCATGCGTCCTGTTGCTCCTCCTGTATAGCATAAAAAGGCTTCCGACCCCACAACTCAAGTTTACGTTGTTCCATAAACTTGTGTTTTGGCATATGGCCTACTTCGTAAGCGATGCCGCCTGGGCGTTGGTGAACGACAACATCATCCCGAAAAACATGTTCACCGTTTTGGCCGTGAACTATTCCAATGCGGTTATTGCGGCGATACTTTTCTACAGCTGCTTTATTTATGCGGAAATGAGCACCCGCCCAGAGATGACGCGTGCGCAGATTGAAAACCTCCAGGTGAAATTGCGTATACCGGTTCTTGTGGAAATGGCGCTGCTGCTCATTTCGTTTGCGATGAGTCCCGATTTCTGGCTCGATAAGGACCTTGAGCCCTGTCCTCTCTATTACTTTATTCTTTCTTTTATCCCGTGTATCTATATCATGACGGTGACGATCCGCTGCTTGTATCGCGGGCTAAAACCTCATAACCGAATGCATTTGAAGACGTACCTGATTGTGATGAGTTATACCCCGGGTTGCTTGGTTGCGGCTGGCGCCCAGATTTTCTTCTCGCTGACGACGCCGATATTCTGCTTCTGGTGCACCCTGATTATCCTCTTTGTCTACCTGAATTCGCAGAATCGCCTGATTTCGACGGACCCGCTGACCGGTCTCAATAACAGGAACCAGTTGCGCCGCTTCTTGCAGCTTAAGCGCGATTTTGAGAATATGTATATAATCATGGTGGATGTGGACCATTTCAAGAAAATCAACGATACCTATGGGCATATCGAAGGCGATAGGGCGCTGATGCTTGTTTCGAGTGCGCTAAAGAAGGCGTGCAGCTTCTTTGATATTTCGATATTCTTGTGCCGCTACGGTGGTGACGAGTTCATGCTGATTGTCCAGACGGAAACTCCGCAGGATGTTATCAAGCAGGTGCGGGAGTGCCTGAAGGAAGAAATCGCGAACCGCGAAGGATCGATGAACTATACGATTGCGGCGAGCATGGGCTATGCGCATTGGGATGGTGACATCACGACCTTCAGGGATTGCGTTGCCATAGCCGACAAGAAAATGTACGAAGCCAAGCACTTGAATTAAGTGCTCGTGCTATCCTTCCAGCTTGTTCTTTAGATAGTGTCGCGCCGTCCAGGTGAAATACAGGATGTCGGCGATTACTAGTGCGATGGCGCAGGTGAAGAATACCTGCTGGTGCATTCCGAAATGTTCCGCCATGGAGCCGCCCGCAAGGATGCCGGCGCCGATGCCGATATCCCAGCCGGAAAGGTAAGTGCTGTTCGCGGTGCCGCGCTGGTCGTGGCGGGCGAGGTTCACGCACATGGTCTGGTAACCCGGGAAGATGAGCCCGAGGCTCGTGCCAATGAGGAATGCTGCACCAAAGAACGTAATGGGCGAATGGCTGAACGCGAGCATGAAATACGCGATGATGTTGAGCGTCATGCCGGTGCCTACGAGGTGGATGAGGTAGCCCCTGTCGATAAGGCGCCCTGTGGTGAGGCGGTTCAGTATGAGCCCTGCCGCGATGAGCGCGTAGAACCAGCCGGAGCCTCCGATGCCGAGTTCTTTTGCGTACAGTGCGATGTAGTTGGTCACGGGCCCGTAGGCGAATCCCACGAAGATGAAGTTCACGAACTGCGGGATGGCGCGCGTGAGGAAGAACCGGTCGAGCGAAAGCGGGG
This window of the Fibrobacter sp. genome carries:
- a CDS encoding NUDIX hydrolase, whose translation is MKPWKLLETKYLVDAPWLKVAKEKCELPNGKVIDDFYTLWQPDWVLILARTATGRWVMTEQYRHGSQTIELEFPAGIINKDETPKQAALRELQEECGYRPCEAPSSDCHALHTKYLGSLPVNPDRHRGKFHIVFIDGVSKAGGTHFDSTEDIESSELSDEELQTKMANGTFCHPLQIAGYYKWKLATR
- a CDS encoding GGDEF domain-containing protein, translated to MAYFVSDAAWALVNDNIIPKNMFTVLAVNYSNAVIAAILFYSCFIYAEMSTRPEMTRAQIENLQVKLRIPVLVEMALLLISFAMSPDFWLDKDLEPCPLYYFILSFIPCIYIMTVTIRCLYRGLKPHNRMHLKTYLIVMSYTPGCLVAAGAQIFFSLTTPIFCFWCTLIILFVYLNSQNRLISTDPLTGLNNRNQLRRFLQLKRDFENMYIIMVDVDHFKKINDTYGHIEGDRALMLVSSALKKACSFFDISIFLCRYGGDEFMLIVQTETPQDVIKQVRECLKEEIANREGSMNYTIAASMGYAHWDGDITTFRDCVAIADKKMYEAKHLN